In a single window of the Luteibacter rhizovicinus DSM 16549 genome:
- a CDS encoding pilus assembly protein encodes MKKSSISWAALLLVLLAWLLLALPATAGTVTVSKTPPGVTSKVAPNIVVTFDDSGSMNATSIPDTMDANYGNKYYYSALGNPIYFDPTVTYVVPPDASGAPLGTPTFKAAWRDGYCANTLTKKCWSPVNGKYLDPIVVDLSKSFYAGFLANIQAGNVCSRNANELTTWYASGSCSQMDIPASVRGTTTATNVTQSSSSRTCGLFVSCSPFGGVNGTKTVTTTTTNPDGSVSVSVSVGTCTTVLAITSCSSIVTTVTTTTTITTQDTGGFYYVCTQPANDATCTYHLVANESAAIQQNFAIWYSYYRSRNLNARAAVGRVFASLGDGSVRVAWQTLQTQTSKDNYNTSATGYTGQRYSPLIASSAILELANAASCTPTSTSDTCWRSQFMNWVYGVPASGGTPTRKATQTAGEFYKRDLTFGNAQDPYWNGSTSTPGELTCRKNFNMLVTDGYWNSDSLDSVTPNDSSTLTLPDGTSYKTSGTASKIFWNQSGTTNPSLADIAFFYWATDLRTNMVNNVPAYYPDLTTGITGTATTVSSTAPGTNSEVYFNPANDPATWQHMSQYMVTMGISGSLAFPTDYTALRKGTKAWPTPVVAGGATNIDDTWHAALNSRGGYFSAADPTSLVNSLSTILSSVIASSSTSLTLSLSTNVLTANAVAYYAGYNTTDWSGSLTARAIGLNGIVGDTLWAAETLLTARLASDPRFIATSTGPGAGTGITFAYTTLSSAEKAALDSSDGTGSTATTDGLGAKRVDWLSGVRTLEGTTFRTRTSLLGAIFGSQPAYVGAPNSGYGDSFSAGSPEAKAVAADPTLSYTAFLTKWATRPPVVYVGANDGMLHAFDARLKTVTGANPGRELWSYVPASVYPNLSAQTRLTNFSFTPTVDGSPITGDVFFNSASSLNNSTKGWHTLLVGSLRLGGRGVFGIDITDPSAATLNTSTAVASKVLWEFNSDSVSTVGTPANLGYTFGTPVITRVAYNNSDSPATVGRWVVLVPGGYFPDGSTAPAASNTYSSLFVLDAQTGALLKEIRTPTGSGSVASHGLTTPSVGDYDGDQVADVAFAGDLDGNLWRIDLSAATLAATAQSQGVSLLFKPATANAQSITTSPRLLADPTSTYFMVIFGTGRYLSTADSADITVEALYGVRDPGAAVTTPITVAGGNLVKQTMVLDAKSGAIGVTNNTVPATRSGWYLLLDTAAGERVVVTPALDSSNNTVTFSTLIPTATDPCTTSSSGSIIALDGTTGGAAFGVSIGSAVSFGNGYTLAGAHVLGAASSGSLYTAASLSGGTSYLPGQIPASGAGGTPVNESIPTARRRSWRILNGEN; translated from the coding sequence ATGAAGAAATCCTCCATCTCGTGGGCCGCCCTCCTTCTGGTTCTGCTCGCGTGGCTGCTGCTCGCGCTTCCGGCCACGGCGGGTACGGTTACCGTGAGCAAGACGCCACCCGGCGTCACCTCGAAGGTGGCGCCGAACATCGTGGTGACCTTCGATGACTCGGGATCGATGAATGCGACGTCGATCCCGGACACGATGGATGCCAACTACGGCAACAAGTATTACTACTCCGCCCTTGGCAACCCGATCTATTTCGACCCCACCGTGACGTATGTGGTGCCGCCGGATGCCAGTGGTGCACCGCTGGGCACGCCGACCTTCAAGGCGGCCTGGCGAGATGGTTACTGTGCAAACACGCTGACGAAGAAATGCTGGTCGCCTGTCAACGGCAAATACCTCGACCCGATCGTCGTCGATCTCAGCAAGTCGTTCTACGCGGGATTCCTGGCCAACATTCAAGCGGGAAACGTGTGTTCGCGCAACGCCAATGAGCTCACGACGTGGTACGCCTCAGGTAGCTGTTCGCAGATGGATATTCCCGCGTCCGTGCGGGGGACAACCACGGCGACCAACGTCACCCAGTCAAGTTCGAGCCGTACGTGCGGCCTATTCGTGAGTTGCTCGCCCTTCGGTGGTGTCAACGGCACGAAAACCGTCACCACTACCACCACGAATCCTGATGGAAGCGTGAGCGTCAGCGTGTCCGTTGGCACGTGTACGACGGTGCTTGCCATTACCAGTTGCAGCAGCATCGTTACCACGGTGACCACGACAACAACGATAACGACCCAGGACACGGGCGGGTTCTATTACGTCTGCACGCAGCCGGCCAATGACGCCACGTGTACCTATCACCTCGTCGCCAACGAATCGGCAGCCATCCAGCAGAACTTCGCTATTTGGTACAGCTACTACCGGTCGCGCAACCTCAACGCGCGCGCCGCAGTCGGTCGGGTGTTTGCCAGTCTCGGCGACGGCTCGGTGCGCGTCGCCTGGCAGACGTTGCAGACGCAGACCTCCAAGGACAACTACAACACCTCCGCTACCGGTTATACCGGGCAGAGATATAGCCCGCTGATCGCATCGAGCGCGATCCTCGAACTTGCCAATGCAGCGAGCTGCACGCCGACGAGTACGAGCGACACCTGCTGGCGCAGCCAGTTCATGAACTGGGTCTATGGTGTACCGGCCAGCGGCGGCACGCCGACACGCAAGGCGACCCAGACTGCCGGCGAGTTCTATAAACGCGACCTGACCTTCGGCAATGCCCAGGACCCGTACTGGAATGGCAGCACCAGCACACCGGGCGAACTGACGTGCCGGAAGAACTTCAACATGCTGGTCACCGACGGCTACTGGAACAGCGACAGCCTGGACTCCGTGACGCCGAATGACTCGTCCACCCTGACGTTGCCCGACGGCACCTCCTACAAGACGAGCGGCACGGCGTCGAAAATATTCTGGAACCAGTCTGGGACCACCAATCCGTCGCTGGCCGACATCGCGTTCTTTTACTGGGCGACGGACCTGCGTACGAACATGGTCAACAACGTGCCGGCGTATTATCCGGACCTGACCACAGGCATCACGGGGACGGCAACGACCGTCAGCTCCACGGCACCGGGAACCAACAGCGAGGTCTATTTCAATCCGGCGAACGATCCCGCCACCTGGCAGCACATGTCGCAATACATGGTGACCATGGGTATCTCCGGCAGCCTGGCCTTTCCAACCGATTACACCGCGTTGCGGAAAGGCACGAAGGCCTGGCCCACGCCCGTCGTTGCTGGTGGCGCCACCAATATCGACGATACCTGGCATGCCGCATTGAACAGCCGCGGTGGATACTTCAGTGCTGCCGATCCCACGTCGCTCGTCAACAGCCTGAGCACGATCCTCTCCTCGGTCATCGCCAGCAGTTCGACGTCACTGACGCTCAGCCTCAGCACGAACGTGCTCACCGCGAACGCGGTCGCTTATTACGCCGGCTACAACACGACCGACTGGAGTGGTTCGTTGACCGCGCGAGCGATCGGCCTGAACGGAATCGTGGGCGACACGTTATGGGCCGCCGAGACACTGCTTACGGCGCGGCTGGCCAGCGATCCCCGCTTCATTGCGACGAGCACCGGTCCCGGCGCCGGCACGGGTATCACCTTCGCCTATACGACACTCAGCAGCGCTGAGAAGGCCGCGCTCGATTCGTCCGATGGAACGGGGTCGACGGCTACGACCGACGGCCTGGGTGCGAAGCGGGTGGACTGGCTGAGCGGCGTGCGTACCCTGGAAGGCACGACCTTCCGCACGCGAACGTCACTGCTCGGCGCGATCTTCGGATCGCAGCCGGCCTATGTCGGTGCGCCCAACAGTGGCTATGGCGACTCGTTTTCGGCGGGATCGCCCGAAGCCAAGGCCGTCGCGGCCGATCCTACGCTCAGCTATACGGCTTTCCTGACCAAGTGGGCAACGCGTCCGCCCGTGGTTTACGTGGGCGCCAACGACGGCATGTTGCACGCGTTCGACGCGCGCCTCAAAACCGTGACCGGTGCAAACCCGGGCCGCGAGCTCTGGTCGTATGTGCCGGCCAGCGTTTATCCGAATCTTTCCGCGCAGACACGGCTGACCAATTTCAGCTTCACGCCGACCGTCGATGGCAGCCCGATCACCGGCGATGTGTTCTTCAACAGCGCGAGTTCGCTGAACAACTCGACGAAGGGCTGGCATACCTTGCTCGTCGGCTCGCTACGACTAGGGGGGCGAGGGGTCTTCGGCATCGACATCACCGATCCGTCCGCGGCCACGCTCAACACCAGCACGGCCGTGGCGTCGAAGGTACTGTGGGAATTCAACAGCGACAGCGTCTCCACCGTCGGCACGCCGGCCAACCTCGGCTATACCTTCGGCACGCCGGTGATCACCCGGGTCGCCTATAACAACTCGGATTCGCCGGCGACGGTCGGACGGTGGGTTGTCCTGGTTCCCGGTGGCTACTTCCCGGATGGAAGCACCGCGCCCGCGGCCAGCAATACCTATAGTTCGCTCTTCGTCCTCGATGCCCAGACCGGCGCCCTGCTGAAAGAGATCCGTACGCCAACCGGATCGGGTTCGGTCGCGAGCCATGGACTCACTACGCCGTCCGTCGGCGACTACGATGGCGACCAGGTCGCCGACGTCGCTTTCGCCGGCGACCTCGACGGCAACCTGTGGCGCATCGATCTGTCTGCCGCGACGCTTGCCGCCACCGCCCAATCGCAGGGCGTCAGCCTGTTGTTCAAGCCGGCTACGGCCAATGCGCAGTCGATCACCACGTCGCCGCGGTTGCTCGCCGACCCGACCTCGACGTACTTCATGGTGATCTTCGGCACGGGTCGCTACCTGAGCACCGCGGACAGTGCCGACATCACGGTCGAGGCGCTGTATGGCGTGCGCGATCCGGGCGCGGCGGTGACCACGCCGATCACCGTAGCCGGCGGCAACCTGGTCAAGCAGACCATGGTGCTGGATGCAAAGTCGGGCGCCATCGGCGTCACCAACAACACCGTGCCGGCAACGCGTTCCGGGTGGTACCTGCTGCTCGATACGGCCGCCGGGGAACGTGTGGTGGTGACACCGGCACTCGACTCGAGCAACAACACGGTCACGTTCAGCACCCTGATCCCAACGGCGACCGATCCCTGTACGACATCGAGTTCCGGCTCGATCATCGCCCTGGATGGCACGACCGGCGGTGCCGCCTTCGGTGTATCGATTGGCTCCGCCGTCAGCTTCGGTAACGGCTACACGCTCGCAGGCGCGCATGTGCTTGGCGCGGCCAGTTCCGGTTCGCTCTACACGGCGGCCAGCCTCAGCGGAGGCACCTCCTACCTGCCGGGCCAGATACCCGCCTCGGGCGCCGGCGGGACACCTGTCAACGAGAGCATTCCCACCGCGCGGCGTCGCTCATGGCGCATCCTCAATGGAGAGAACTGA
- a CDS encoding type IV pilin protein yields MQARRRGSGFTLLELMVVLVVMGVLAALAITSYSRYGFRARRADGQKLLMAIASAEERYYAQHNAYADLATIGYSTTATATSENSYYTAAVTVTTINAVTAQAFTATATPVPKGSQAKDTCAALTITDTGSKGATGSTTNGTCW; encoded by the coding sequence ATGCAGGCCCGTCGCCGCGGCAGCGGTTTCACCTTGCTCGAGCTGATGGTCGTCCTGGTGGTCATGGGTGTCCTCGCCGCGCTCGCGATCACGTCATATAGCCGCTACGGTTTTCGCGCGCGTCGGGCCGACGGACAGAAGTTGCTGATGGCGATCGCCAGCGCCGAAGAGCGTTACTACGCGCAGCACAACGCGTACGCGGACCTCGCCACGATCGGCTACTCGACGACCGCCACCGCCACGTCCGAGAACAGCTATTACACGGCGGCCGTGACCGTCACGACGATCAATGCGGTGACGGCCCAGGCCTTCACCGCGACAGCGACGCCGGTGCCAAAAGGTTCCCAGGCGAAGGATACGTGCGCGGCACTCACCATCACCGACACCGGATCCAAAGGCGCCACCGGCAGCACCACGAACGGCACGTGCTGGTGA
- a CDS encoding pilus assembly PilX family protein, producing MNAQRGAVLILALIFLLLLTILALSTTSRSLLQERMAGAMRNAQQAEWSAENALRGVEWNIFNGNSVACYNSSNPPTVSAKVTAFRRSSVWLTTGATEYKGAGVAIDYSAASADAALSTAVMAHNPWYTVEYLGQDRSPANGGSPAVEAGSGSSGTTRFYLYRITARATGGSPNTIRVAESTFVTPNQLVCTLT from the coding sequence ATGAACGCGCAACGCGGCGCGGTGCTCATCCTGGCACTCATTTTCCTGCTGCTGCTGACTATCCTCGCGCTCAGCACGACGAGTCGGTCGCTGTTGCAGGAACGTATGGCCGGAGCGATGCGCAACGCGCAGCAGGCGGAGTGGTCGGCCGAGAACGCCTTGCGCGGCGTGGAGTGGAATATCTTCAACGGAAACAGCGTTGCCTGCTACAACTCGAGCAATCCCCCGACGGTCAGTGCCAAGGTCACGGCGTTCCGGCGATCGTCGGTATGGCTCACCACGGGCGCGACCGAATACAAGGGCGCCGGCGTCGCGATCGACTACAGCGCGGCCTCCGCCGACGCGGCACTCTCGACCGCGGTCATGGCCCACAACCCCTGGTACACGGTCGAGTACCTCGGCCAGGACCGCTCACCCGCCAATGGCGGCAGCCCGGCGGTCGAGGCGGGATCAGGGAGTAGCGGAACGACGAGGTTCTACCTGTACCGCATCACCGCACGTGCGACCGGCGGCAGTCCGAACACCATTCGCGTCGCGGAGTCGACATTCGTTACGCCGAACCAGCTCGTATGTACGCTGACCTGA